CACAGCCCTAAGAATAGCTTCCATCAGGTTACTGGTTAAACTTTCGGAGGCGTGTGCAGAATTACAAGGTGCACTTCAAGCCAAAGAGGCAGAATTTGCCGGTGTGGTTAAGATAGGCCGGACTGAGATGCAAGATGCCCTGCCGGTTACCCTGGGCCAAGAGTTTTCAGCCTGGGCCGAGGCCATTGCCAGGGATCGCTGGCGATTATATAAAGTGGAAGAGAGACTGCGGCAAATTAATATGGGTGGAACAGCCGTAGGAACGGGGTTAAACGCCAGGCCTGAATATATTTACTCCGTTGTGGAGAGTTTGAGAGCTTTAACAGGTTTGGGTCTGGCCAGAAATGAAAATTTGATAGATGGCACACAAAATGCCGATGTCTTTGCAGAAGTCTCCGGTTTGGTCAAGGCCTGCGCTGCCAGCCTGGTCAAAATCTCATCAGATTTACGTTTGTTGTCCTCGGGACCGGCAGCCGGGCTGGGTGAAATAAAGCTGCCGGAGCTGCAGGCCGGCTCTTCCATCATGCCGGGCAAAGTTAACCCGGTATTACCGGAAATGATGACCCAGGTTGCTTACCAGGTCATGGCAGGCGATTTGGCCATAACCCTGGCTGTTCAAGCGGGTCAATTGGAGCTTAATGCCTTTTTACCCCTGGTTGGCGCCAATTTATTGCCGGCCTTGGACACTTTAAGCCGGAGTATGTGCCTGCTGGCACGGCGATGTATCAACGGCATTGAAGCTGTACCAGAGAAATGTCTGGCTCATTTGAATAACAGCTTCGTCATTATAGCCGTTATTGCACCCCACGTGGGTTATGATGCTGTATCTGCCTTGGCCCGCAAAGCTTTGAAAAACGGGAGGACGGTAAAAGAATTAGTGCTAGAGGCTGGCTTGTTTACTGAATCTGAATTAAATCACCTGTTAAGCCCCAAAGAGGCAACCCGGCCGGGCATGGCCGGGAAAGATATAAAAATGATCTCCGCACCCGGGAGGTGACTGGAATGAATAGCACCCCGAGAGGCAACCGGTTACACATTGCTCTTTTTGGCCGGCGCAACGCTGGAAAATCAAGCCTAATAAATGCACTTACCAACCAGGATATTGCAGTGGTTTCCAGCGTGCCCGGGACTACAACTGACCCCGTGTATAAAGCCATGGAAATATTGCCGGTGGGACCGGTCATTATCATTGATACGGCAGGTATTGACGATACAGGTTATCTGGGGGAGTTGAGGGTTCAGCACTCCCGGGACGTCTTGAACAAAGCTGATATGGTTCTTCTGGTTATTGAGATCGGGTCCGGTATAACAGAATTCGAAACGGATATTGCCAACAGGTGCCGGGAGAAAAAAATGCCGTTAGTGGTGGTGCTGAACAAAATTGATATCCAACCGGATAGAGAAAATATAGAAAAAGAAGCTGAGGCAAAACTTGGAGTTAGGCCGGAAATTGTCAGTGCTAAAACTAAAGAGGGAATATCCGACCTGAAAATTACCATTGTAAAGAACGCGCCGTCCAGCTGGGATAAACAGAGTATAGTTGGTGATCTGCTCAACCCGGCGGATATAGCTGTTTTGGTGGTTCCCATTGACCTGG
The sequence above is drawn from the Bacillota bacterium genome and encodes:
- a CDS encoding aspartate ammonia-lyase; the protein is MEQDLIGNKEIPGDVYYGIHTLRAKENFAVSGQRVHPELIMALATVKQAAAETNMNLGMLERQIGSAIFQAASEVSEGKYADQFIVDAFQGGAGTSTNMNVNEVVANRAIEILGGNKGDYSLVHPLDHVNMSQSTNDVYPTALRIASIRLLVKLSEACAELQGALQAKEAEFAGVVKIGRTEMQDALPVTLGQEFSAWAEAIARDRWRLYKVEERLRQINMGGTAVGTGLNARPEYIYSVVESLRALTGLGLARNENLIDGTQNADVFAEVSGLVKACAASLVKISSDLRLLSSGPAAGLGEIKLPELQAGSSIMPGKVNPVLPEMMTQVAYQVMAGDLAITLAVQAGQLELNAFLPLVGANLLPALDTLSRSMCLLARRCINGIEAVPEKCLAHLNNSFVIIAVIAPHVGYDAVSALARKALKNGRTVKELVLEAGLFTESELNHLLSPKEATRPGMAGKDIKMISAPGR